The genomic interval GTGCGagtaaaattgtgaaaaataatatttgaaacgGCAGTTTGTTAAATTCCATTGAGTATACTAGCACCATGTATAATTCAATCGTAAACAACATATGTTGcatatttaaaaactaaaaaaagccatcgcgtatttttttaaacacttcaTTAAATgtcgcatgtttgacccagggggcacccaaggattggtaatggggccatgcatagttaagattgaccgcattgtcataagagatgaccagtatcaataagaagtgaatcggtgtcgaaatgaagaagttaatgtaaaataacataaaacaagagatgtgtttgtcagaaacacaatgccccctcctgcgccgctttgatttattaaaaaaaatcatttgacaggttcattacttacctctctttaaagcttattactttccttgggtttgttttttttacctttgaccttgaaggatgaacaaacacaatgccccctcttACACCgctttgatatattaaaaaaaatatatcatttggcaggtaatttacttacctccctttatagcttattacttcccttggatttgtttttttaacctttgaccttgaaggatgaacttgaccttgacctttcaccactcaaaatgtgcagctccatgagatacacatgcatgccaaatatcaagttgctatcttcaatattgcaaaagccaatgcaccataccgggggcataataataagtgcaaatctctgacccggccccaccccaatccctataacttttgacacaggggtcagatcaaaattccaaataatgcaccgtcgcacatatgctaatagctaccatgtgtgtacgtttcaatgttctagtgctaatagtgtaggagatagtagtagccaggacggacggacagacagacggacggcggagataaccacaataccCCCACGCTTTTCAAAGAGCGTGGGGATAACACACGATTTGTGTTTGCGGTCGTTTGTGAGACGACCACAATGAAGAAAACAAACGGTAATTGTTTACaattgtacatgtataaacagTTGATGACGACCAGCGTTGACACACCGTAACACCAGGCTCGACCAGCGTTGAAACACCGTAACACTATGTACGACCAGCGTTGACACACCGTAACACCAGGTACGACCAGCGTTGACACACCGTAACACCAGGTACGACCAGAGTTGACACACCGGAACACCAGGATTAATCTGAGCCGCACGGGACGAAaatttccgcttgtatggattttattgttgaaaggtctcttcaaaacaaaaatccagtgtcggcggaaagtgttgtccctgattaacctgtgcggactgaacattcattaagcccagttttctcagaacgcggcttaaTTTGTACACGTGCGTTAAGTGGCCTATTTGATCAGCGTGCGCGAAATGCGCGCTTGACGCCATGTTTTCCCTTGACATGACTCAAATATAAAACTAATCGTCATTTATTGAACATTTAGTAAAATTCCAAGagaacattaaaacaaacatgtgaatcgAGATTGTCTGTGGTCTATGACAAATCGCAGGAGTTTCCAAAGTTAGAGCGTCCGAAGATCTTGTCCACTGTGAGGCACTGGCGTACCGGAACTGACAGATTTATGACAAATCGCACGAGTTTCCCGAGTGTTCAGTAGTCGAACGGCAGACGGCGCCACCTGGGCACGCATGACTTGTGAAGCTTGACGCTCTTCATGCCGGTTGCCATGGTAACGAAGGCTTCAATGAGGCACGACTGCGTTAGGCCTGGTACCCGGCACTCGGACAGGAAATCCGCGAACAGCCGCTGCTGACCTGTAAACACGAGGTTCAGCGAGTATACAGGTAATAATccctatttgtatacatgtagttaaagCCAGAGTGCgtgtttgtgtatttatttgaactgcccccccccctcccacccaACAAAAACCAATAAAATATTGTGAGCGATTTATAGAAACGTGTGACGTGACTCACGGAGGTTAGCGAGTCCGAGGATCTTGTCCACGGTGAGCGACTGGCGCACAGGATGTGACAGGCTGATGTCGAACCCTCCGGTGTTCAAGTTCAGGTCCCGAAGCAGCTCTGCGGTAAACATAGCATCAGTTGTAAATAAACGAAATTCCAGTTAAACTTAGAGTTTACTCATTGTAAGTTGGAATACAGAAAGTTAACTATTGCAATAGTCGTATCACAATTTGTTTCCccaactataactactactactactactactactacacaactactactactactattactactactactactactacttctactattactactactactactactactactactactactactactactactactactactactactactactactactactactactactatttctactgctactactacttctactactactactactactactactactactactactactactactacttctacttctactactactactactactactactactactactactactactactactactactactaataataataataatattataataataataataattattattataataataaaaataataataataataataataaattataaatcaatagCTAAATATTAATCAATtactaattatttaataattaattatacaaACGTACCACCATCATTACCATACATAAGCCACTCCATGGTGAATATCACGTTGTCTTGTATTACATCAAAGCCGATAAATATGTGAGTGTCATTTCTGTATCGGTACACAAGTCTATCAGTGTCTTGACCTATGCACAACGTTTCGATGACGTCGCTTATGACGTCAGTAAGACGTATGGCgtcattaacattatttttatgtttcggTCCACCATAAAGCTCGCTGGTAATATACCGTGCGagtaaaattgtgaaaaataatatttgaaacgGCAGTTTGTTAAATTCCATTGAGTTTACTAGCACCATGTATAATTCAATCGTAAACAACATATGTTGcatatttaaaaa from Dreissena polymorpha isolate Duluth1 chromosome 1, UMN_Dpol_1.0, whole genome shotgun sequence carries:
- the LOC127850781 gene encoding uncharacterized protein LOC127850781 isoform X2, which translates into the protein MQHMLFTIELYMVLVNSMEFNKLPFQILFFTILLARYITSELYGGPKHKNNVNDAIRLTDVISDVIETLCIGQDTDRLVYRYRNDTHIFIGFDVIQDNVIFTMEWLMYGNDGELLRDLNLNTGGFDISLSHPVRQSLTVDKILGLANLRQQRLFADFLSECRVPGLTQSCLIEAFVTMATGMKSVKLHKSCVPRWRRLPFDY
- the LOC127850781 gene encoding uncharacterized protein LOC127850781 isoform X3 — encoded protein: MQHMLFTIELYMVLVNSMEFNKLPFQILFFTILLARYITSELYGGPKHKNNVNDAIRLTDVISDVIETLCIGQDTDRLVYRYRNDTHIFIGFDVIQDNVIFTMEWLMYGNDGELLRDLNLNTGGFDISLSHPVRQSLTVDKILGLANLRQQRLFADFLSECRVPGLTQSCLIEAFVTMATGMKSVKLHKSCVPRWRRLPFDY